One Gemmatimonadota bacterium genomic window carries:
- a CDS encoding FRG domain-containing protein, which translates to MSKYRTIEIDSWADYQRLVGGSEFRTWAFRGQQSARWKLFSTISRYFKTFRVKPEAWSRQELRVNRIFRRKAHLYLSHVPDRDDDFQWLALMQHHGAPTRLLDFTWSPFVAAFFALEAATEPAAVWGLCVPRLLGEQVTTEKGGVAARDLRLNDAGHYDRWFIPNNLRFAVQGEPLVMNQRLVAQSATFVVPGVLDRPVERIIESYRDPQRTLAKIVLDTERIRDDAMFSLYSMNITNATLFPGLDGMARSLAYELEHHWEYNPKTLDVHPDFLLPQRGAGPKHLKRAEPG; encoded by the coding sequence ATGAGCAAGTACCGCACGATCGAAATCGACTCCTGGGCCGACTATCAGCGCTTAGTCGGCGGGAGCGAATTTCGAACCTGGGCCTTCCGGGGGCAGCAAAGCGCCAGGTGGAAACTCTTCAGCACGATCTCCCGCTATTTCAAGACCTTCCGGGTCAAGCCCGAGGCGTGGTCGCGCCAGGAACTCCGAGTCAATCGGATTTTCCGGCGGAAGGCCCATCTCTACCTGAGCCATGTGCCGGACCGGGACGACGATTTTCAGTGGCTGGCCCTGATGCAACACCACGGCGCCCCAACCCGGCTCCTCGATTTCACCTGGTCACCGTTCGTGGCGGCGTTCTTTGCCCTCGAGGCGGCCACCGAGCCGGCGGCCGTCTGGGGACTCTGTGTTCCGAGGCTCCTCGGTGAGCAAGTGACCACCGAGAAAGGTGGCGTGGCGGCCAGGGATCTTCGCCTGAACGACGCCGGCCACTACGACCGCTGGTTCATTCCCAACAACCTGCGGTTTGCGGTCCAGGGCGAACCGTTGGTCATGAATCAGCGACTGGTGGCGCAATCGGCCACGTTCGTGGTGCCGGGTGTGCTCGACCGACCCGTGGAGCGGATCATCGAATCGTATCGTGATCCCCAACGCACCCTGGCCAAGATCGTCCTCGATACCGAACGGATTCGGGACGACGCGATGTTCTCACTCTACAGCATGAACATCACCAACGCCACGCTCTTTCCCGGCCTCGACGGGATGGCGCGCTCGCTGGCCTACGAGCTCGAACACCACTGGGAGTACAACCCGAAAACCCTGGACGTCCATCCGGACTTCCTGTTGCCGCAACGAGGCGCCGGGCCCAAACACCTCAAGCGAGCCGAGCCCGGTTGA
- a CDS encoding PDZ domain-containing protein, protein MTNRSLWCVAALALASSPMAAQERRPAPERTPRARVYLNGEEVNPMDMVTSRRARIGVVLDMRAVDNDSIGATLSGVTPGGPAAKAGIRSGDIITRLNGQRLIKAEGDRNADDERSLAALRLTELMAKLEPGDTVAVEYRRGRDTRTASIVTANERSLAMRDLGEGNTFFRMPQIEGNLRNLEGLGEIRVNPPRIRGTPDPNGFAFSFGGPFADLELAPINADLGAYFGTAEGVLVIDAPERNTLGLKGGDVILSVDGRKARGPSSLLRIMSSYENGDVMKLEILRNKGRQTISSKVDRDED, encoded by the coding sequence ATGACCAATCGATCGCTGTGGTGCGTTGCGGCCTTGGCCCTTGCCTCCAGCCCCATGGCCGCCCAGGAGCGGCGACCGGCCCCGGAGCGAACCCCGCGGGCCCGGGTGTATCTCAACGGCGAAGAAGTGAATCCGATGGACATGGTGACGAGCCGGCGGGCCCGGATCGGCGTCGTGCTCGACATGCGGGCGGTCGACAATGACTCGATCGGGGCCACCCTGAGCGGCGTGACCCCGGGCGGGCCGGCCGCCAAGGCCGGGATTCGATCCGGCGACATCATCACCCGGCTCAACGGCCAGCGGCTGATCAAGGCCGAAGGGGACCGGAACGCAGACGACGAGCGGTCGCTCGCGGCCTTGCGGCTCACCGAGCTGATGGCCAAGCTCGAACCCGGCGATACCGTGGCGGTCGAGTACCGGCGGGGCCGGGACACCCGCACCGCCAGCATCGTCACCGCCAACGAGCGAAGCCTGGCCATGCGCGACTTGGGCGAGGGGAACACCTTCTTCCGGATGCCGCAAATCGAGGGGAACCTCCGGAACTTGGAGGGCCTGGGCGAGATCCGGGTCAACCCGCCCCGGATCAGGGGCACGCCGGACCCCAATGGCTTCGCGTTCAGCTTCGGGGGCCCGTTTGCCGACCTCGAACTGGCCCCTATCAACGCTGATCTCGGGGCCTACTTCGGTACCGCGGAAGGGGTCTTGGTCATCGACGCCCCCGAGCGGAACACCCTGGGCCTCAAGGGCGGTGATGTGATCTTGAGCGTCGATGGCCGGAAAGCCCGGGGACCATCGAGTCTGCTCCGGATCATGAGCTCGTACGAGAACGGCGATGTCATGAAACTCGAGATTCTCCGGAACAAGGGCCGCCAGACCATCTCGTCCAAGGTCGATCGCGACGAAGACTAG
- a CDS encoding sigma-70 family RNA polymerase sigma factor — MPPICNQNPKLDIFPDVLTGTLRMDAYRLADAEAVLPRLRTGDPEAQEALFRAFEAPVYSVARRICRTTEDAEDVVQDTFIEVFRSIGQFRGQGSIWGWVRTVASSKALMRLRRNKYRDTDDLVDDVAPMKREDPALRMDLEAALERLSETSRAVVWLHDVEGYTHEEIAGMMDRTVSFSKSQLARAHARLRKWLGEEAIA; from the coding sequence ATGCCCCCAATCTGCAACCAAAACCCCAAGTTAGACATCTTTCCCGACGTGCTGACAGGAACCCTACGAATGGACGCTTACCGGCTGGCCGATGCCGAGGCAGTACTGCCCCGGCTCCGCACCGGCGACCCCGAGGCCCAGGAGGCGTTGTTCCGCGCCTTTGAAGCGCCGGTCTACAGCGTGGCTCGCCGGATCTGTCGGACCACCGAGGACGCCGAGGACGTGGTCCAGGACACCTTCATCGAAGTGTTCCGGAGCATCGGTCAGTTCCGGGGTCAGGGCAGCATCTGGGGCTGGGTCCGGACGGTGGCATCGAGCAAGGCCTTGATGCGGCTCCGTCGGAACAAGTACCGCGACACCGACGACCTGGTCGATGATGTCGCTCCGATGAAGCGAGAAGACCCGGCGCTCCGGATGGACTTGGAGGCCGCGTTGGAGCGGCTGTCGGAAACCTCCCGGGCCGTCGTTTGGCTCCACGATGTCGAGGGCTACACTCACGAAGAAATTGCCGGGATGATGGACCGGACCGTCAGCTTTTCGAAATCGCAGCTGGCTCGGGCCCATGCCCGGCTCCGCAAATGGCTCGGCGAGGAGGCGATCGCATGA